The following coding sequences lie in one Leucobacter allii genomic window:
- a CDS encoding LacI family DNA-binding transcriptional regulator, giving the protein MTGAGVTIIDIARALGISKTAVSSALHGSGRVSDATRARVLAQAEAMGYVSNRAAQRLRGGQHGAIGLQIPPDVRELAFYMEFAFGVADAAAEAGSDLLLLAAPGASRRSRPAIDGLLSIDPTPEHFPPMLAGLGDVPVVAVGEYRGPERERVTAWIAADHRGLVREVLDELERRGAGSPALVALPSDREPLWASDVTAGYSEWCAERGIDPLVLRSEIDADADALDALLERAAAGGRDGIVWVAQGWVLRAIAVEAVRGAQRFVMATMATEPASAHLVGVDLRPRAYGRAAAALLLRAIDGASAPGEHLVHEARLVAPPVH; this is encoded by the coding sequence ATGACAGGGGCCGGCGTGACGATCATCGACATCGCGCGGGCGCTCGGAATCTCCAAGACCGCGGTGTCCTCCGCCCTGCACGGCAGCGGCAGGGTCTCGGACGCGACGCGCGCACGCGTGCTCGCGCAGGCCGAGGCCATGGGGTACGTCTCGAATCGCGCCGCGCAACGGCTCCGGGGCGGGCAGCACGGGGCCATCGGGCTGCAGATCCCCCCGGACGTGCGCGAGCTCGCCTTCTACATGGAGTTCGCCTTCGGGGTCGCCGACGCCGCGGCCGAGGCGGGGAGCGACCTGCTCCTGCTCGCGGCCCCCGGGGCGAGCCGCCGCTCGCGCCCCGCGATCGACGGGCTGCTGTCCATCGATCCGACGCCCGAGCACTTCCCCCCGATGCTCGCGGGGCTCGGCGATGTGCCGGTCGTCGCCGTCGGCGAGTACCGCGGCCCCGAGCGCGAGCGGGTCACCGCCTGGATCGCCGCCGACCATCGCGGCCTCGTGCGCGAGGTGCTCGACGAGCTCGAGCGGCGCGGCGCCGGATCGCCCGCGCTCGTCGCGCTGCCGTCCGACCGCGAGCCGCTGTGGGCCAGCGACGTCACCGCGGGGTACTCCGAATGGTGCGCGGAGCGGGGCATCGATCCGCTCGTCCTCCGCTCCGAGATCGATGCGGACGCCGACGCGCTCGACGCGCTCCTCGAGCGGGCGGCCGCCGGGGGGCGCGACGGCATCGTCTGGGTGGCGCAGGGGTGGGTGCTCCGCGCGATCGCGGTCGAGGCCGTGCGCGGCGCCCAGCGCTTCGTCATGGCCACGATGGCCACCGAGCCGGCGTCCGCCCACCTCGTCGGCGTGGACCTGCGTCCCCGCGCGTACGGACGCGCCGCGGCGGCCCTGCTGCTGCGCGCGATCGATGGCGCGTCGGCACCGGGCGAGCACCTCGTGCACGAGGCGCGGCTCGTCGCGCCGCCCGTGCACTGA